GgacaaacgacgtcgtttgtcTTTAATCCGACAAAgtgatgaaacgacgtcgtataGTTTAACACCCAAAATTAACGTCCGCTTATTTAACAGTTAACTCGGTTAACGGTGTGTTAATATGGTCAGTCAACCGTAAGTTTCTTAATAAACCCGAAAAGTCAACAAAAGTTCCGGATTTTATTGGCTAGCCCATATGTCCAGGTTTCTTATGGCAATTCCCGAAAAGTTCAGTGTTTTTTTGGCCGATTTCTCAAACAATAAAGGTAAAGTAGTAGTCATTACGCAACTTggtaaaccaaaaccaaaaccgcAAACAAGTCTGCTTGCAATGTATACGTAATACCATGGCCGCAAAAAGTACTTACTCTATTTAGCTCAAGTCGTGACCACTTCAATATTCTTCTTTATCATAAAGCAGGATGTTAAATAATGTTGACATCAAGTTAGTAGATTGATAATTTTATCTGTTCAAAATACATTCATAGATCATAATATTCACAAAAAACAGGTGTGCTCATATCCATTAGTAATATACGGTGGTAAGACAAGCTACTACAAGTATTTTTAATTGACCGAGATTTCTTGCAAGTATATAGGTcttatactcttttttttttgtaacaccgaCTATCTTTTATCCTGGATTTTGTAGAGTAggtaaaacacacacacacattataTTTATATGACTGTTACTGCTATAAGACCAGAGTACTATAAATTATACAGAGCATAGTGTATGTACTTTTTTATACTATACACGAAAGCAGTTCTATTTAAGATTGAATGTAAtcgaacaaaagaaaaataagagaagAAAGTCATAGTAGTTAAGTTAAGTTCCTGACATGGTAAGTATAGTGGGTAATATCTAAACATCACAAAGCTGTCATCCTCCCCACCACTTATACAGCCTGTCATCACTCTTCTACTGGTCTACAACACGACAATGTCCTACGTggcttccaattttttttgtaacacgaaCTCTTCTTGTCTATTTATAACACAAATCTCCCCTTCGTTTTCCACATTATTATTTCCACTCAATAATCCATTCTTCCACCGGAAACGAGTCACGACTCACGAGTCAACTCAACAAGTTACTAAGAATCTTATTAACACTTACATATGGGTATATGCAGTTCAAGCGAGTCGACACAAGTCGCGACGTCGAAACTGATATTGCAAGACGGGAAGATGATGGAGTTTGCGAACCCCGTAAAAGTCGGATACGTTTTGCAAAAGTATCCCATGTGTTTTATCTGTAACTCAGACGATATGGACTTCGACGACGCCGTTTCAGCTATTAGCGCCGACGAGGAGCTTCAGCTTGGTCAGATATACTTCGCTCTTCCTCTTCGTTGGCTTCGGGAGCCACTTAAAGCGGAGGAGATGGCTGCATTGGCCGTTAAAGCTAGCTCTGCTCTCATGAgaagcggtggtggtggtggaggaagTTGTCGCCGGAAGTGTATTAATCCTATTGTCGTCTCTGATAAATATCGTCTTCAAGTTGGCTCCGGTGATGATACGGTGGGATCAGGTCGGGTAAGGAGGAAAGGGAGAAACGTTGACGGTGGTGGTGGTAGCACTAGTAGTGGCCGGCGGAGGAAATGTTACGCGGCTGAGTTGAGTACGATAGAAGAGTGAAGGGTAGTTTTGGAATTTGTGGATAGTTGTAACTATGTTGGGGTATTTTAGTCATTTAATTAAGAAGCAATTTGCAAATTAGCATGTTCGGAAAATTCTATTTTGGGATTTTAGTAGTTAGACCatcattaataatttaatatcaaGGAGAtctttttacaattaaaatagaaaaagaattaCAAAACGACAGACAAATTACTcaaaaaaacaatagaaattctaataatatttttagtttattttttacatttatatgttaattaaattattcaataataataataataattatgttttatggttagtGTGCTTAGTAGTACATCTCTCATTGGGTTGTGGCATTTGTCGAATAAAATTCAAATGATTAGTAttgttttggtaaaaaaaagtaGATCATCATATTAAACAATACTCCAATAATCTCATGTCATCTTTTGGATATACGGAGATATACATGTCATGTGACTGGTTTCAATAATATCTCGTAACGCGGTACTGGATCGCAGTATAAATTAAAACGAAAACAGTTTCTCAGCTACACCATGTATACTATAATATGGTGCAAACCATCCAGAGTATAGAAATGTATCTATAAATACATGATGTATATGATAATACATGCCACATATACGACGTTAATAAAAACATGGAGCAAACATCATAACGAAGTCTAATTGATTTTAGCTTTAAAAATTGGAGTCAGAGCGTAATTTATTAAAGTTAAACTTCGACCAAATCGATTTCATTTAGGGTTCATCGTTTTAAAACAGaaagagaaacagagaaaaagaGACAGAAACAGAGACAGAGAGAAAATGAGATGGAATTAGTAAAAGATGTAACAATAAGGGAAAGGGCAAAGCAAATGAAAGCAATGTGCTTTGTTACTGTGTGTTGCTAGCGAAGATATCTCAAGCTTGGACAGACAAAAATCCGGGTCGAAGGTTCTATGGGTGTGAAAAATTCAAGGTATAAGCTAATTGTGAACCATGTATGGTATAGTCATAGAGTTCTTTGGgaagtttttaattttgtgtttgtgttaGAGTGGAGGTGATTGCTGGTTTTTCAATGGTTCGATGAGGGAGAAGCTTTTGGATGGCAAAAGAAAGCTTTGATTGAAGCTAGAAACGAAATTCGCCAGAAGGACAAGACTATTATGGGTTTGAAGAAGACCATTTCGAAGCTTCAAAGTGATTTGGCCAAAAAATGCTGGAAGTGGAAGAAAACATCATTAACGTCTTTCTCAAGCTCTGAAGACATGCtcattatctttaaaattttttgtaATGTTGTTATTGTAATGCTTAACTATGTAATGGTTTGGAAATGTTTGGAAATCAACTTCAGTtagcaataaaaaaaagagtttgaacTCATTGCTTTAACATCCAAAATAGGCGATCATACATAACAAGAGAGACATCAACACTAGTTTAACATCCAAAATAGAAATATCCGAATTGAGAAAGGTCATATCCAAAGACCAAAGAAGACATCGAAAGAGGAGAAAAAGACATCTGAGAGAAGAAAAATACATCCTAGAAAAGTCAAGGTTTTGTAGCAGGTGGTGCAGTTGAGGAAACGTCATCGATTGCTTGCTCATGTGATTGTTGTTCCATGTTGAGATGCCTACGCTTTCTGCTTTCATCAGACTGCAACATAATAAAGTGAATCAAAcacgagaaagaaaaaaagctaGACAATTGCGACGACAATGTACCTCACGAGGACACTTCCTTGAGTTGTGGTCTTCGCCACCACAAAGACCACAATGACATATTCTTCCTTTTCTATCAACTTTGGTCTGATTTTTCTTCGGGGATTCACGCACTCCTTTAATCCTTGCCTTCCCTTTTGCTCTTCCAGGCGGTCTCTTGTATGGTGGTGCTTCAATACGGTCTGCATCAGATAGCTTCCAAAACCTTGGACCATTTACAGCCCCCAACCCATCCATATACAAACCTCACCACTTTGATTCCTGATACTCATCTTCACTCTCTTCTgcttcatcatcaccatcaaccTCGTCATCTTGTAGCTCAGCATCAAGCTCGTTACCATCAACCTCGTCGTTTTGTAGCTCAACATCAAGCTCGTTACCATCAACCTCGTCGTCTTGTAGCTAAGCATCAAGCTCGCCACCATCAATAGCTTCGTGCTCAGTCTCCGCGTCAACCACGGCACCATCAACAATAACAACACTAGTTTCAGGTTTCTCTATGAAGACATCAAGCTCCCCATAATAACGACCATTAGAAGCCAtcctctttttgtttttctctccATTTTCAAGCAACTCCTTCTCTGAGATATCCTCATATGGTAACTTGTACCACATTCTCTCCACACTAACTTTTAGAACAATGATCTTCAAAAATTCTTTATAAACTGCATCACCATTGACTTCAAACTGATCCATAAAACCATCGACATAATTTAGCTTTCCATCTTCATCATTTTTGAACACACCGGAATGGAAGCAATTAATCTTCACCGGTATTGAATCACTGTTACCAATAAAATAGCATTAGAACATGGTAAAGCCATCCATTGATTCCAATAATCGAAGTAAACAAGCAAGGGTTCTTACCTCATCGTCGCCTTGTTTCTTCGATTAGCTCATCCGAATTTGATTTCACCGAAACTGAATCGATAACACCAAACCCCTCTCTGCAATCTCTCTTTGTCTCTGAAAAATCTCTCAATCTCTTTTCGAAATCCccaatattttcttgtttggaACCCTAAGAGCAATTAAATCGATTTGGGGAAAAATGGTTAAGTCTGGGTCGGGTTTATCGTTTgattcgggtcgggtattgTTAATCGGACTTTAACTTTAATAAATTACGCTCTAACCCCAATTATTTAagctaaaatcaattaaacctcGTTATGATGTTGGCACCATGTTTTTATTAACGTCGTATATTTGACATGCATTTATCATATACATCGTGTAGGTTTCAACACATTTGGATGGTTTTCACCATATTATAGTAAACATGGTGTAGCTGAgaaatttttttccaaattaaaaTGCATGGTTACACAAAATAGTCAAAATACATGCATATGTGATAGTATTACACATACATGTGGTTCTTTAATCACTCCACTCTTGTGTCTATTAAAGAAAACTGAGTTCTTATCTATTTTCTTCAGGTTGTACTATAGTTTTCTTTCTAATTTATTTCATGTCAACCTAATTTATATCACGTTAAATTCTTTAGCATTTAAAAcgtctcatttgaatattataagTATGACCCATATGTCCATATAAATAAGATCAAACTGGAAATATGTTTTCTGTAGCttcatttttaaatgactatctggattgtgaaacaaaaaaaatagtaaacggTGTAACATGATTACATGATAAGCTCGGGACCATTTTATTTGCCTTTTGTACAACTCGTAACAGAAATAGATAAATAGTTGTATAGATGACCTTTGATATTCGCCTTTTGTATATCTActccacaaattttttttatctatcaaCGGTCTTAGTACAATTCATAATCGGTTTTATAGAAAGCCTCTTAATTCTAAAAGTCCAGCTATTTGTTCGATCTTCCAGTCATCTACGATGTAGCCATTTGCCAATCCATTTATGATTTGTATGAaactttttgtttattaatgCGACTGTCCTCAacatttattactaattataaaGACTCATTGGTTGACAgaaaacaaaacactcgttGATAAGTTCTACAAATCCACCAGCTGTTTGAATGttcattgtttatttttaagaaataatcAAAGCTTTCTATAGTACTACTACTAGTATTGTTTTCTTGTCTTTACCCCGTAAATTTAGCTTCTGGATGTTTATcatttcttgtttttgtttagatTCTTTGCCTCTAACGTTTCCCAAGATCTAGAATTATTATTTTCGTATAGTACTGTGAAAAAtgttataatcaaattttagATCAGACATAATTGAAGCAGTGGATATAGTCGGTCGAATCAACCATGTCTCGATATATTTGCcacaaattatttcaaaattttcatgaTTTGTTTTTATTCCACACGTTGTAAAAATCATATTGTGTCCTTTACTGTGAATAGTTATAGTCAAATTTTGGATCCGACATAACTGAAGCAGTCGATATGAGTCGGTCGACCCAACTATATCTCGATATTTTTGCAACAAACTATTTCAAACTTTTCGAGAGTACGAACGGTGACCAAAGAACGAAGAGGAATTATCCATTCCTTAATGTTCCtgaaaaaaatcaccattcacgAGGAATAGTTTTTCCTTATCATTCCCTATCATTCCTTTTTTCGCagagaaataaagaacaaaattggtccttgttaaatttgagaTGGAACAACAATTTTCTTTCATTCCTGCAATTTTATTCCTCTACGTTCCTTTCCTATTCGTTCCTCTTGTTTCTAGAATGGTCACCAGTCGAACCCTGATTTGTTAATATTGTACACGTTCTTAAAATCATATTCTGAGCTTTCCATATGGTTTAATTAGTAAATACGTTCATCTCAATTATAATAGTTAAGAGATTGCGAAAGATTTGGTCAAAACGAACAAAAACATAACCATGAAAAATAACTCCTATGTATatgaaaagaatttttttttttgtgtgttcatCAACGACTATATGATTATTTATGTAGTTATATAAACGTCTACAAGACTACAACCACCTTGTAAAATGTAAACACAAGGAAGAAGTTAAGacaagatgtttaaaacatattatagtATACACGATTATAAGTGACTATTAATAAACTGTTTCACTCTTACTAGCTATCACATGATTCCtaattgatatcttgcatatttcaattgtcttatccattcatcATGTGCATTtcgatcatatagactaggatttagccatgtttaagttgcattttgcatacatgagtccttatcaggtattggagtaccacatgaagttcttggagacatttggatgcatttggagctcgaaagaggtgacaaaggtgatcattggacgagcagcgcatgggagcgacctcaccggagcgacaccgtgaagtcgctgtgacaccctttcagagcgacttgaccggagcgacacagcgaggtcgctcgcgtctccatcacccggagcgacgtgaccggagcgacacagcgaggtcgctcgcgtctccatcacccggagcgacgtgaccagagcgacacagcgaagtcgctcgcgaagagcgaaccagagcgacgtctcgcagcgacccctccaggtcgctcccgaagcctggagcgacctcccggagcgactactggaggtcgctgcgcgccttctgtttgctcgaattcatttctactcaagggccttttggtcatttcattatgcacgtttttacttctgaaaacctatgttttaagtactttTGGCAGCCACCAGACGGATTATCTTGGTTCTAagaaaaaacctttggaaagttcatctgttgaatcatctttgttcatctagttattgcaattctgtgttttccaattcgttgttgtatccctctgtatgattaatctgaaatccaaaatgggtttaagaggaatcatgaagagtagtgagtaatcaccatttgaattcatgggttaggaagattaagggtgattaggttagagctaggatgttttagagtagatcattccaaaaccttgctagtagagtaatcataatgcatcttctgagttagcttctcaaaagttgatctttaggcatttcccacccaaaaggtgttcgatgaaatgcctgaaacaactcttctaagcttttagcatattttgccaaagacatttgttgttagaagtgctaagatagccttagacctgttagtaatgattgcttccatattattcaaccgaagacatttgttgtttgaaatgtgttagtaaatgaacattcatctagacatagagtttgtttagaatcgtgtctaagcttaaggttgatagtttgattgttcgtttgccatccttagttcgaaacttgatcacccaaggtctaattcctatgcccatgagttctcatttccttagttaagaaagtcaactcatttaccgtttttattattctgaaactgcattagtaataatcattagtttagaaaacctttaaaatcatcggttgcacttagattaagtaagtacttgcattctcagtgcttgaaatcccttagaattggttcgacaatcatttatactacaacatttgtcttaggagccttgaaaactcctaatatcaaattggcgccgttgccaaattctaagtagatttgaacattgagatttagtcatttgcttgagactaagtcatttttattttctttagttactgattctccttcttcacctccctttaatttacaggtgtatgaacttgaggagcaggggtccatcaaacctagttccaagagccgcagacatcagagctttagagagagagtgtgctagaaagagaagagaagaagagcaacagtctcacttgcagagattggatactgatatgggagacatacctcaaaatgatgccaacaacgttccacaaaaccaacagcgagcagctcgacccattggcacttatgaccgccccaacattcatggtcatagattgggaatccgagcaccagctgtagcagccaacaactttgagatcaaatcaggactcctcaacgtgatcgagaacaacaagtatcatggcttggctctagaggacccatttgatcacttggacaggttcgacagctactgtgggttgtcaaaaaccaatggtgtgtctgaggatgccttaaagctgaagttattccctttctctctgggggataaggcacgacagtgggagaagtctctaccaagTGACtcaatcaccacttgggatgactgcaagaaagctttcttggagaagttcttctctacttcaagaactgctaagctgagaaatgagatctccagttttcAACAGAAAggcttggaaggcttcagtgaagcctgggagagattcaagggctaccaagctcaatgcccacaccatggtttctctaaggagagcttgctgagcacattctactaccgtggtgctcttcctaagtacagggccagactggatacagctagcaatgggttcttcttggggagaactgaggaagatgcagaagagctggttgacaatatggtaaagagtgatgcagtctacagtggagaccacgacagaggcagtcgaacagatgacaAGCAGACGAGGAGGGAGTTAAAGGCTCTCCAGGATAAGATTGACATTCTCATTGCTGATAAGGCCACCcaggagcagctgcactttgttggtaacccaaacaAAGAAGCCACACCTGTTGTCCAGGAagttgatggtttggaagggcaagaagagctgtgcttcatcaacaacaatggtagctggtacaagaaagagccaaactttcagtacaacaactaccaacagagatcttaccccaacaaccaacagagtggttatcagcctcggaacaaccagcaaggcagctatcagcctcaacaaaaccctcctcccggtttcaacaacaaaggacAACAACCTGCCCAACAACAACCTACTacttctacctctactcctccagtcagcagcactgatgccctactaaaacaaatcttggagtctcagacaagaagtgagaagcatgttggctatgagttgaaaaaccttcacgcaaagattgatggaagctacaatgagctcaacaacaagttcagaaccttggagaaccagtttgctgccatgaacactcaacaaaatcgccaacaaggttctttacctggaaaatctgagcaaaaccccaaggagaccatgaaagctatcaccctcaggagtggtaaggagttacctcagaaagctctcaccaaggatgctgagaaacaaggtgagggggttgccatcaacatagatgatgaagtggtgattgttgatgagaaaatcaatgatgaaatcttggagaagattgtggaagcgaaaggtaaaggaaaggttggggaagagaagaaaacagtgaaagatggtgaagttgttgctccagcaagtgagaattcttttgttcctcctccttatgaacccaaactaccattccctggtagattcaagaggcagctgctagagaagtacaaagctctatttgagaagcaaatgagtgaagttcaagtcacaatgcccatcattgatgctttcatgctaaTTCCTCAATATAgtaagttcctgaaagatgttgtagctgcaaagaagaaggagatggagggcatgatgattctcactcatgagtgcagtgccatcatccagaggcttgttgttccaaagaagctagaagatccaggatgcttcacattaccttgtgctcttggacctatggtatttgatagatgtctctgcgatttgggagctagtgtcagcttgatgcctttatctgttgctaagaagcttggtttcactcagtacaagaagtgtagactgtctctggtattggctgatcgttcagtgaagtacccggtgggtatcttggaggacctccccgttatggttggaaaatatgagatccctacagactttgtggtgcttgagatgggtgaggaagctgcagatcctttaatccttggaaggcctttcttagctacagcaggagcaattgttaatgtgaaagagggcaagattgatctccacttgggtaaagggcatgttcttcactttgacatcaaggaggtaatgaagaaaccaacagttcaagggcaagttttctacattgaagagatggatgcCCTTGCTGATGAGCTCCTTGAAGAATTGTCAATAgaagaccctctacagcatgctttgacgATAGAGAGGCCAGCTGAAGTGATTCAGAACCTGGAGAGtgctgcctatgggatgatgttggattcacacagaggatttggtagtaaggatcagtatgaggaGCTGCCTCAAATTGTCCATCAGGAAGCCTCGGTCATTCAACAAGGGGACACCCAGCAAAACGACTGGAGCGAGCTTAAGGCGCCTAaggtggagcttaaacctctccccaatggtgtaaggtatgcatttctTGGTCCTAATGGAACTTATccagtcattgtgagtagtgaacttactgaaactgagctatctgaacttttgaaaacacttaaaagatttagaaaagcaataggttactcacttgatgacatcaagggaatatcaccctctttgtgtatgcataggatacatcttgaggatgaatcaatgacttctatcgagcatcaaagaaggttaaatcctaacctgaaggatgttgtaaagaaagagattcttaaactcttagatgctggtgttatctaccctatctcagattctaaatgggtatctcctgtgcatgttgtgcCAAAAAAGGGTGGTATAactgtgattaaaaatgacaaggatgaattgataccaacaagaacagtcACTGGGCATaggatgtgtattgattaccgcaaactgaactctgcatctagaaaagatcattttccacttccatttattgatcagatgcttgagagacttgcaaatcatccattctattgttttcttgatggatattcaggattcttccagatccccatacatcccaatgatcaggagaaaacaacattcacatgtccttatggtaccttcgcatatcgaagaatgccatttggtctatgtaatgctccagccacctttcaaaggtgcatgatgtcgatcttttctgatctgattgaggatgttgtggaggtgttcatggatgatttctctgtctatggatcttcgttttctgcttgtttgtcaaatttgtgcagggtcctacagagatgtgaagacaccaaccttgtgctgaactgggagaagtgtcacttcatggtcaaagaagggattgtgctggggcacaagatttcagagaaggggattgaggtggataaggccaaaatcgatgttatggttggtttgcccccaccaaagacagtgaaagacatccgaagttttcttggtcatgctgggttttacaggagattcataaaggacttctccatgatcactagaccattgaccaggctgctgtgcaaagaagccaccttcagctttgatgtggagtgtctagaagccttcaagaagctgaaaggtgaactcatcagtgctccaattgtccagccacctaattgggatctcccctttgagatcatgtgtgatgctagtgattatgctgtgggagctgttttggggcagaagaaagatggcaagacccatgtgatctactacgcgagccaaaccctgaatgatgctcagatgagatatgccacaacagagaaggagatgctagccattgtctttgcctttgagaagttcagaagctacttggtgggatctaaagtcattgtctacacagatcatgctgcgttgagacaccttttggcgaagaaggatgcaaagcccaggctcttgagatggattcttttgctgcaagagtttgatttagagatcaaggacaagccaggagttgagaatggtgtagctgatcacttgtccAGGCTGAGAGTGGAGTGTGGCATTCCCATTGATGAAGGACTCCCTGAGGAAcagatcatggctattggagcagtgatagcagtttgtgagactggaaggaagcttgaagaagtcaaggcaacagaagagaaagaaccttggtatgctgatttggtgaattACCTAGCCACAGAAAAGAGCCTTTGAATCTTGTgggttatgccaagaagaagttctacaaggatgtgaagagatactactgggatgagccctacctctacattctctgcaaagatcaactttataggagagtggttgctaatgaggagattgatgggatccttacacagtgtcatggatcatcttatggaggccactttgctaccttcaagactgttgctaaggtgttacaagctggattctggtggccacacatgttcaaggacacacaagactttgtttcaaggtgtgattcatgccaaaggaggggaaacatcaccaagaggaatgagatgcctcagaatccaatccttgaagttgaagtgtttgatgtgtggggtattgacttcatggggccatttccatcatcacatggcaacaagtacatcctggtagctgttgattatgtctcaaaatgggtggaagctattgcaagtcccaccaatgatgcaagagtggtaatcaagatgttcaagagcaccatctttccaaggttcggagttccaagagttgtaatcagtgatggagggtctcatttcatcaacaaactgcttgagggacttctcaggAAGAACGGTGTTAAGCACAAGGTTGCAACTCCTTACCATcctcaaacaagtggtcaagttgagatttctaacagagagatcaagtccattctggagaagattgtggggattacaaggaaggattggtcagttaagcttgatgatgcgctttgggcttacaggacagcttacaagacacctctggggaccacacctttcaacctattgtacgggaaagcttgccatctaccagtggagcttgagtacaaggcactttgggcagtaaagttgctgaactttgacatcaagagtgccaaggagaaaaggctttttcagctacatgag
The window above is part of the Brassica napus cultivar Da-Ae chromosome C3, Da-Ae, whole genome shotgun sequence genome. Proteins encoded here:
- the LOC106386118 gene encoding uncharacterized protein LOC106386118: MGICSSSESTQVATSKLILQDGKMMEFANPVKVGYVLQKYPMCFICNSDDMDFDDAVSAISADEELQLGQIYFALPLRWLREPLKAEEMAALAVKASSALMRSGGGGGGSCRRKCINPIVVSDKYRLQVGSGDDTVGSGRVRRKGRNVDGGGGSTSSGRRRKCYAAELSTIEE